A stretch of the Streptococcus suis genome encodes the following:
- a CDS encoding KH domain-containing protein: MDMIENLIIAIVKPLISQPENLTIKIVDTPEFLEYHLDLDQSDIGRVIGKKGRTISAIRTIVYSVPTSDKKVRLVIDEKE, encoded by the coding sequence ATGGACATGATTGAAAATCTCATTATTGCGATTGTGAAACCTTTGATTTCACAGCCTGAAAACTTGACGATTAAAATCGTTGATACACCTGAATTCTTAGAATACCATTTGGATTTAGATCAATCGGACATCGGCCGTGTCATCGGTAAAAAAGGACGTACCATTTCTGCAATCAGAACGATTGTTTATTCTGTCCCTACAAGTGATAAAAAAGTTCGTTTAGTGATCGACGAGAAAGAATAG
- a CDS encoding carbamoyl-phosphate synthase small subunit, giving the protein MSKRRLILEDGTIFEGEAFGSELYVTGELVFSTGMTGYQESITDQSYNGQILTFTYPLVGNYGVNRDDYESINPTCKGVVVSEWARRASNWRNQLTLDEFLKAKNIPGISGIDTRALTKIIRKHGTMKATIANVGDSIEHLTDQLRATVLPTNNIEQVSTKTAYPAPGIGRSVVLVDFGLKHSILRELSKRECNVTVVPFDTTAEEILALSPDGVMLSNGPGNPDDVPEALEMIRSIQGKIPIFGICMGHQLYAKANGAKTYKMKFGHRGFNHAVREIVTGRVDFTSQNHGFAVSREDLPDCLMITHEEINDKSVEGVRHKYLPGFSVQFHPDAAPGPHDASYLFDEFMDLMDSFKQEHN; this is encoded by the coding sequence ATGTCAAAAAGACGATTAATTTTGGAAGATGGAACTATTTTTGAAGGGGAAGCCTTTGGTTCCGAATTATATGTGACTGGTGAACTGGTTTTTTCAACGGGTATGACAGGTTACCAAGAGTCCATTACAGACCAATCATATAATGGTCAAATTTTAACATTTACATATCCTTTGGTAGGGAATTATGGTGTCAACCGTGATGATTATGAGTCCATTAATCCAACTTGTAAAGGAGTAGTTGTTAGTGAGTGGGCCAGACGGGCAAGCAACTGGCGGAACCAACTAACACTAGATGAATTTTTAAAAGCAAAAAATATTCCAGGGATTTCTGGTATCGATACCCGTGCCTTAACAAAAATTATTCGTAAACATGGGACTATGAAGGCAACAATTGCAAATGTGGGTGATTCCATTGAGCATTTGACAGATCAGTTGCGTGCGACAGTATTACCGACCAACAATATTGAGCAAGTATCAACGAAAACAGCTTATCCTGCTCCAGGAATTGGGCGTAGCGTGGTCTTGGTTGATTTTGGTTTGAAGCATTCAATCTTACGTGAATTGTCCAAGCGTGAATGCAATGTTACTGTAGTTCCATTTGATACGACAGCAGAAGAAATCTTAGCACTCTCTCCAGATGGTGTGATGTTGTCCAATGGTCCTGGAAATCCAGATGATGTACCGGAAGCGTTGGAGATGATTCGTAGTATACAAGGGAAAATACCTATTTTTGGAATTTGTATGGGCCATCAATTGTATGCCAAGGCAAATGGTGCTAAGACGTATAAGATGAAATTTGGACACCGTGGTTTCAACCATGCCGTTAGAGAAATTGTAACTGGTCGTGTAGACTTTACAAGTCAAAACCATGGTTTTGCGGTTTCGCGTGAAGATTTGCCGGATTGTCTCATGATTACGCATGAAGAAATCAACGATAAATCTGTCGAGGGTGTGCGTCATAAATACCTTCCAGGATTCTCGGTACAATTTCACCCAGATGCAGCACCTGGTCCTCATGATGCTAGCTATCTTTTTGATGAATTCATGGACTTGATGGACTCATTTAAACAAGAGCACAATTGA
- a CDS encoding carbamoyl-phosphate synthase large subunit, whose product MPKRTDINKIMVIGSGPIVIGQAAEFDYAGTQACLALKEEGYSVVLVNSNPATIMTDKEIADKVYIEPITIEFVTRILRKERPDAILPTLGGQTGLNMAMELSKAGILDELGVELLGTKLSAIDQAEDRDLFKQLMEDLKQPIPESEIVTTVEEALSFAKTIGYPVIVRPAFTLGGTGGGMCSNESELKEIAENGLKLSPVTQCLIERSIAGYKEIEYEVMRDAADNALVVCNMENFDPVGIHTGDSIVFAPTQTLSDIENQMLRDASLTIIRALKIEGGCNVQLALDPHSFKYYVIEVNPRVSRSSALASKATGYPIAKLAAKIAVGFTLDEMVNPVTGTTYAMFEPALDYVVAKIPRFPFDKFEKGERRLGTQMKATGEVMAIGRNIEESLLKACRSLEIGVYHNEMPELSHLSDDALVEKIVKAQDDRLFYLSEGLRRGYTVEELAQLTKIDIFFLDKLLHILEIEQELAINHDNIDLLKKAKKYGFADRKIAELWGRTVSYIRQLRTDHKIIPVYKMVDTCAAEFESSTPYFYSTYEWENESIRSEKESVLVLGSGPIRIGQGVEFDYATVHSVKAIQDAGYEAIIMNSNPETVSTDFSVSDKLYFEPLTLEDVLNVIDLEQPKGVIVQFGGQTAINLAEPLEKAGIPILGTQVADLDRAEDRDLFEKALKNLGIPQPPGQTATNEEEALEAARKIGFPVLVRPSYVLGGRAMEIVENENDLRSYMRTAVKASPEHPVLVDSYIVGRECEVDAISDGTDVLIPGIMEHIERAGVHSGDSMAVYPPQTLSKKVQETIVDYTKRLAIGLNCIGMMNIQFVIKDEIVYVIEVNPRASRTVPFLSKVTDIPMAQVATKLILGQRLSELGYEDGLYPESQQVHVKAPVFSFSKLAKVDSLLGPEMKSTGEIMGSDATLEKALYKAFEASYQHLEEFGNIVFTIADEDKEEALALAKRFYELGYGLFATVGTSDYLIENGLPVTLIGKLGDPENQDIPSLVRAGKVQAIINTVGKKRVADSAGQVIRSSAIEGGIPLFTALDTAEAMVKVLESRSFMTQAI is encoded by the coding sequence ATGCCTAAACGTACGGATATTAATAAAATTATGGTGATTGGGTCTGGTCCCATTGTGATTGGTCAGGCTGCTGAGTTTGACTATGCTGGGACACAGGCTTGTCTAGCTTTGAAAGAAGAAGGCTATAGCGTTGTCTTGGTCAATTCAAATCCTGCAACAATCATGACAGATAAAGAAATCGCGGATAAGGTTTACATTGAACCTATCACGATTGAATTTGTTACACGTATTTTGCGGAAAGAGCGACCAGATGCTATCTTACCAACACTCGGTGGTCAAACTGGTCTAAATATGGCTATGGAACTTTCTAAAGCTGGTATTTTAGATGAACTTGGTGTTGAGTTATTGGGAACTAAGCTGTCAGCAATTGATCAGGCTGAGGATCGTGATTTATTCAAACAGTTGATGGAGGACCTGAAGCAGCCTATTCCAGAATCTGAGATAGTAACAACAGTTGAAGAAGCTTTATCTTTTGCTAAGACTATCGGCTATCCAGTCATTGTTCGTCCAGCCTTTACCTTAGGAGGTACTGGTGGCGGTATGTGTAGCAACGAATCAGAGTTGAAAGAAATTGCTGAAAATGGATTGAAACTTTCACCTGTTACTCAATGTTTGATTGAGCGGTCGATTGCTGGATACAAAGAAATTGAGTACGAAGTGATGCGTGATGCTGCGGATAATGCCCTTGTTGTATGTAACATGGAAAACTTTGACCCTGTTGGAATTCATACAGGTGACTCGATTGTATTTGCGCCAACTCAGACGCTTTCAGATATTGAAAATCAAATGCTACGTGATGCCAGTCTGACAATCATTCGTGCCTTGAAAATCGAAGGTGGTTGTAATGTTCAGTTGGCTTTAGATCCGCATAGTTTCAAATACTACGTCATTGAGGTAAATCCACGTGTTTCTCGTTCATCAGCCTTAGCTTCAAAAGCAACAGGCTATCCAATTGCCAAATTAGCTGCTAAAATTGCTGTCGGTTTTACCTTGGATGAGATGGTTAACCCTGTAACGGGAACAACTTATGCTATGTTTGAGCCAGCACTCGACTACGTTGTTGCTAAAATTCCTCGCTTCCCATTTGATAAATTTGAAAAAGGGGAACGTCGCCTTGGCACACAGATGAAAGCAACTGGGGAAGTGATGGCAATAGGTCGTAACATTGAAGAAAGTCTTCTGAAGGCTTGTCGTTCCTTGGAAATTGGTGTTTACCACAATGAAATGCCTGAGCTAAGTCACTTGTCTGATGATGCTTTAGTAGAAAAAATTGTTAAGGCTCAAGATGACCGTCTTTTCTATCTTTCAGAAGGCCTAAGACGAGGATACACTGTTGAAGAGCTTGCTCAATTAACGAAAATTGATATCTTCTTCCTTGATAAACTGCTTCATATATTAGAAATAGAACAGGAATTAGCCATCAATCATGATAATATTGATTTGCTGAAAAAAGCTAAAAAATATGGCTTTGCAGATCGTAAAATTGCAGAACTTTGGGGAAGAACAGTATCCTATATTCGTCAGTTGCGTACAGATCATAAGATTATTCCTGTTTATAAGATGGTGGACACTTGTGCAGCTGAATTTGAAAGTTCAACACCGTATTTCTATTCAACATATGAGTGGGAAAATGAATCCATTCGGTCTGAAAAAGAATCTGTCCTTGTGTTAGGATCAGGTCCGATTCGGATTGGGCAGGGTGTTGAGTTTGACTACGCGACAGTCCATTCGGTAAAAGCCATTCAGGACGCAGGCTATGAAGCGATTATTATGAATTCAAACCCTGAAACAGTTTCGACAGACTTCTCTGTTTCTGATAAGTTATATTTTGAGCCTCTGACTCTTGAAGATGTCCTCAACGTGATTGACTTGGAACAACCAAAAGGTGTTATCGTTCAGTTCGGTGGACAGACTGCGATCAACTTGGCAGAACCATTGGAAAAAGCTGGTATTCCTATCCTGGGTACGCAAGTGGCTGATTTGGATCGAGCTGAAGATCGCGATTTGTTTGAAAAAGCCTTGAAAAATTTGGGTATTCCACAGCCGCCTGGGCAAACTGCAACAAATGAAGAGGAAGCGTTAGAAGCAGCTCGCAAGATTGGATTCCCTGTGCTTGTACGGCCATCTTATGTTTTGGGTGGTCGCGCGATGGAAATTGTTGAAAATGAAAATGACCTACGTTCTTATATGCGAACAGCAGTTAAGGCATCGCCAGAACACCCTGTCTTGGTCGACTCATATATTGTAGGTCGTGAATGTGAAGTGGATGCTATATCAGATGGTACTGATGTTTTAATTCCTGGTATCATGGAGCACATTGAACGTGCTGGGGTTCACTCAGGAGACTCAATGGCAGTTTATCCACCACAGACTTTATCGAAAAAGGTGCAAGAAACGATTGTGGATTATACAAAACGTCTAGCTATCGGCTTGAACTGTATTGGTATGATGAATATTCAGTTTGTCATCAAAGACGAAATAGTTTATGTCATTGAGGTAAATCCACGTGCCAGTCGTACGGTTCCATTCTTGTCAAAAGTAACAGATATTCCGATGGCGCAAGTGGCAACGAAATTGATTTTGGGGCAACGCCTTTCAGAACTTGGTTATGAAGATGGACTCTATCCTGAAAGTCAACAAGTCCATGTCAAAGCTCCTGTCTTCTCATTCTCAAAATTAGCTAAAGTAGATAGTCTTTTAGGCCCAGAAATGAAGTCAACTGGTGAAATTATGGGCTCAGACGCCACACTCGAAAAAGCCCTATATAAGGCTTTTGAAGCAAGTTACCAGCATTTAGAAGAATTTGGGAACATCGTCTTCACTATTGCAGATGAAGATAAGGAAGAGGCCCTTGCTCTTGCAAAACGGTTCTACGAATTGGGTTATGGTCTATTTGCGACAGTTGGTACTTCAGACTATCTGATTGAAAATGGCTTACCTGTTACGCTCATTGGAAAATTAGGAGATCCTGAAAATCAAGATATTCCTAGTCTCGTTCGAGCTGGGAAAGTCCAAGCTATTATTAACACAGTTGGTAAAAAGCGTGTAGCAGATAGTGCTGGACAAGTGATTCGTAGTTCTGCTATCGAAGGAGGAATTCCTCTCTTTACAGCTCTTGATACTGCTGAAGCCATGGTTAAAGTTCTAGAAAGCCGTAGCTTCATGACACAGGCGATTTAA
- a CDS encoding DUF4298 domain-containing protein: protein MEVRKRIEEMEKIFNMHLEMNKSLADSVTQLNQAQSSYLRLLDYYQSQTYMEDLDLSNKGYFDGIPCGVLSEDGVYNLLFDRPNLASQLRELADMLD from the coding sequence ATGGAAGTTAGGAAACGTATCGAGGAGATGGAAAAAATATTTAATATGCATCTGGAGATGAACAAGTCCCTTGCTGATAGTGTTACCCAACTCAATCAGGCACAATCAAGTTATTTACGGTTACTAGATTATTATCAAAGCCAGACCTATATGGAAGATCTTGATTTATCCAATAAGGGTTATTTTGATGGTATTCCTTGCGGTGTATTGAGTGAAGATGGAGTCTATAATTTGCTTTTTGACCGCCCGAATTTAGCAAGTCAACTGAGAGAACTAGCGGATATGCTGGATTAA
- a CDS encoding ABC transporter ATP-binding protein: MNLIWTYWKKYPKWLALDLLGAILFVVVNLGLPTFLARMIDQGITKNDASQLYFWAGMMGFIVLLGIAGRMILTYAAGKLTTTIVKDIRNDMYEKIQDYSHHEYEQIGVSSLVARMTNDAFVLMQFSEMVLKLGIITPLMMVASVVMTLVTSPSLAWTVAVAIPFLIFVIYYVATKTRPLSEKQQKRLDTINQYVRENLMGLRVIRAFTREEFQEERFSDVNEQYTETSKKLFNLTGLTEPLFVQIIIAMIVSIIWFALTPLQEGSLQIGDLVAFIEYSFHALFSFLLFANLFNMYPRMSVSSHRIQEVLDMSISISKNEDGITETDSRGYLEFENVTFAYPGETESPVLHNISFKAKPGETIAFIGSTGSGKSSLVNLIPRFYDVTLGRILVDGVDVRRYNLKALRSKIGFIPQKALLFTGTIAENLKYGKVDASLMELHEATDVAQAKEFIESKEEKFDTHLAEGGSNLSGGQKQRLSIARAIVKKPDIYIFDDSFSALDYKTDAILRSRLKEVTENATVLIVAQRVGTIMDADQIIVLNEGEIVGRGTHNELMENNEIYSEIANSQLNRQSLTEE, translated from the coding sequence ATGAATCTGATTTGGACTTATTGGAAAAAATATCCAAAATGGTTAGCATTAGATTTGTTGGGAGCTATTTTATTTGTTGTAGTAAACTTAGGCTTGCCTACATTTTTGGCAAGGATGATTGACCAAGGTATTACCAAAAATGATGCCAGTCAGCTCTATTTCTGGGCTGGGATGATGGGGTTTATTGTCTTATTAGGAATTGCTGGTCGGATGATTTTGACTTATGCAGCTGGGAAGTTAACGACAACTATCGTAAAAGATATTCGGAATGATATGTATGAGAAAATCCAAGACTATTCTCATCATGAATACGAGCAAATTGGTGTTTCTTCCCTAGTTGCTCGTATGACAAATGATGCCTTTGTTTTGATGCAATTCTCTGAAATGGTTTTGAAATTGGGAATTATTACTCCGCTGATGATGGTAGCCAGCGTTGTGATGACCTTGGTTACGAGTCCAAGTTTAGCATGGACAGTGGCGGTCGCTATTCCCTTCCTTATTTTCGTTATCTATTATGTTGCGACTAAAACACGTCCCTTATCCGAAAAACAACAAAAACGGTTGGATACCATTAACCAGTATGTTCGTGAGAACTTAATGGGACTTCGTGTCATTCGTGCATTTACGCGCGAGGAGTTTCAGGAAGAGCGTTTTTCAGATGTCAATGAACAATATACAGAAACATCTAAAAAGCTTTTCAACCTTACTGGGTTGACGGAGCCCTTGTTTGTGCAGATTATCATTGCTATGATCGTGTCAATCATTTGGTTTGCTTTGACTCCTCTACAGGAGGGCAGTTTACAAATTGGTGATTTGGTAGCCTTTATTGAATATAGTTTCCATGCACTTTTCTCTTTCTTGCTCTTTGCTAACTTGTTTAACATGTATCCACGTATGTCGGTATCGAGTCATCGGATTCAGGAAGTCTTGGATATGTCCATTTCCATTTCTAAGAATGAAGATGGCATAACTGAGACTGATTCACGTGGTTATTTGGAATTTGAAAATGTGACCTTTGCTTATCCAGGGGAAACGGAGTCGCCTGTTCTACACAATATTTCATTTAAGGCTAAGCCCGGTGAAACCATTGCCTTTATTGGTTCAACAGGTTCTGGCAAGTCTTCCTTGGTCAACTTGATTCCACGTTTCTATGATGTGACACTTGGTCGTATCTTGGTGGACGGTGTGGATGTCAGACGTTACAATCTAAAAGCACTTCGTAGTAAGATTGGTTTTATTCCGCAGAAAGCTCTGCTATTTACCGGAACTATCGCGGAAAACTTAAAGTACGGTAAGGTAGATGCTAGTCTTATGGAGCTTCACGAAGCGACGGATGTGGCTCAAGCTAAAGAATTTATCGAGAGCAAGGAAGAGAAATTTGACACCCATCTTGCTGAGGGCGGAAGCAATTTGTCTGGTGGGCAGAAACAACGTCTTTCGATTGCGCGTGCTATTGTGAAGAAGCCGGATATTTACATTTTTGATGATTCCTTCTCAGCATTGGATTATAAGACGGATGCAATTTTGCGGAGTCGTTTGAAGGAAGTAACGGAAAATGCGACAGTGTTGATTGTGGCCCAACGTGTTGGAACCATTATGGATGCAGACCAAATCATTGTACTGAATGAAGGTGAAATTGTTGGTCGCGGAACCCACAATGAATTGATGGAGAACAACGAGATTTATAGTGAAATCGCGAATTCTCAGCTCAACCGTCAATCTTTGACAGAAGAATAG
- a CDS encoding ABC transporter ATP-binding protein: MKNRSVFIRVWDYLRHYQSSVFLAVFLKTISAVMNALEPFVLGLIITELTKNLLDIANGVEGAHINVSYIAIMLALYALRALMYEIGAYGSTYFMTKAVQGATKELRQDLSHQINKIPISYFDKHQYGDLLGRFTSDVETVSNALQQSFLQLVNAVLTLFLAMFMCFWLDISLALVVATLVPLTYLGSKFVMGKSQPYFKQQADALGRLNGFVQENLTGFNVLKLYGREEISTEEFRQITSDLQEVGFKASFVSGLLMPLVHGFSNIAYVVVALLAGLKVLAGKLTVGNMQAFVQYVWQISQPVQTLTQLAPQLQSAKSSLERIFSVLDELDEEDANALELTASLIGQVSFEQVEFGYSEDKPLIRNFNLEVKPGEMVAIVGPTGAGKTTLINLLMRFYDVTSGAIKVDGQDIRNISRQSYRSQFGMVLQDAWLYEGTIKENLRFGRLDATDEEIVEAAKAANVDHFIRTLPGGYNMEMNQESSNISQGQKQLLTIARALLADPSILILDEATSSVDTRLELLIQKAMKRLMKGRTSFVIAHRLSTIQEADKILVLKDGQIIEQGNHESLLADKGFYYNLYQSQFSQSK; the protein is encoded by the coding sequence ATGAAGAATAGATCAGTATTTATCCGTGTTTGGGACTATTTACGTCATTATCAATCTTCAGTATTTTTGGCTGTTTTTCTAAAAACCATTAGCGCAGTGATGAATGCCCTGGAACCCTTCGTTTTGGGACTGATTATTACAGAATTGACTAAAAATCTGTTAGATATAGCAAATGGAGTAGAAGGTGCCCATATCAATGTTTCCTATATTGCCATCATGCTTGCGCTCTATGCCCTTCGTGCCCTTATGTATGAAATCGGCGCCTATGGTTCTACCTATTTCATGACTAAGGCGGTACAGGGAGCAACCAAGGAACTGCGTCAGGATTTGAGTCACCAGATTAACAAAATTCCCATTTCCTATTTCGATAAACACCAGTATGGTGACCTATTAGGTCGATTTACAAGTGATGTGGAGACAGTCTCAAATGCCTTGCAGCAAAGTTTTCTTCAGCTCGTCAATGCTGTACTAACCCTTTTTTTAGCCATGTTTATGTGTTTTTGGTTGGATATATCCCTGGCTCTCGTAGTCGCAACCTTGGTTCCATTGACCTATTTGGGTTCCAAGTTTGTCATGGGCAAGTCCCAGCCCTACTTTAAACAACAGGCGGATGCATTGGGACGATTGAACGGTTTTGTGCAGGAAAATCTAACTGGTTTCAACGTCCTCAAACTCTATGGACGAGAGGAAATCTCTACAGAAGAATTTCGCCAGATTACCTCAGATTTGCAGGAAGTCGGCTTTAAAGCCAGTTTCGTATCAGGTTTACTTATGCCTTTAGTCCACGGTTTTTCTAATATTGCCTATGTCGTCGTAGCCTTACTTGCTGGTTTGAAAGTCCTAGCAGGCAAACTAACGGTTGGTAACATGCAGGCCTTCGTCCAATACGTTTGGCAGATTTCTCAGCCTGTTCAAACCCTGACCCAGTTGGCTCCTCAGTTACAGTCTGCCAAATCTTCCCTTGAACGCATCTTTTCAGTCTTAGATGAGCTTGACGAAGAAGACGCCAATGCGCTGGAGTTGACAGCTAGTCTGATCGGACAAGTTAGCTTTGAACAGGTCGAATTTGGCTATTCAGAAGACAAGCCACTTATCCGTAACTTTAATCTTGAAGTTAAACCTGGTGAAATGGTAGCTATCGTTGGACCAACGGGGGCTGGTAAGACAACCCTCATCAACTTACTCATGCGTTTCTATGATGTCACATCCGGTGCTATCAAGGTGGATGGTCAGGATATTCGTAATATTTCTCGTCAATCCTACCGTAGCCAATTTGGTATGGTCTTGCAGGATGCTTGGCTTTATGAAGGGACGATTAAGGAAAACTTACGTTTTGGGCGTCTGGATGCGACGGATGAGGAAATTGTGGAGGCTGCTAAAGCCGCCAACGTTGACCATTTTATTCGTACCCTGCCTGGCGGTTATAATATGGAAATGAACCAGGAATCCAGCAATATCTCCCAAGGTCAGAAACAGCTTTTGACCATTGCGCGTGCCTTGTTGGCGGACCCATCCATTCTTATCCTTGATGAAGCGACTTCTTCAGTTGATACTCGCTTGGAACTTTTGATTCAAAAGGCTATGAAACGATTGATGAAGGGGCGGACAAGTTTCGTCATCGCCCATCGCTTATCAACCATTCAGGAAGCTGATAAGATTTTGGTCTTGAAAGATGGACAGATTATCGAACAAGGTAATCATGAAAGTCTTTTGGCTGACAAAGGTTTCTATTATAACCTCTATCAAAGCCAGTTCAGCCAGTCTAAATAG
- a CDS encoding SAM-dependent methyltransferase: protein MKVIITTSLRMDDNLVAKAKQLAEDLGIEYLKRNKRSVSSLLKEVEKVLVLYQNKLVLEQRNGQTFFFHPDTAMLRIKAGHDPLLDLIGPSKKTILDCTMGLASDSIVLASAGHQVTSLESSRLIHFIVSRGLQDFNSSNVLVDCAMRSIQTKWIDSLTYLKEQIDNSVDVIYFDPMFSEEIKESNNLSGLVQMADGSRLSKELLLEAKRVAREKILVKAHFRDSVFEEFGFKRHVRPSQKFHYGEIRLKE from the coding sequence ATGAAAGTAATAATCACTACGAGTCTGAGGATGGACGATAATCTTGTTGCAAAGGCGAAACAGCTGGCTGAGGATTTAGGTATAGAATACTTGAAAAGAAACAAGCGGTCCGTTTCGTCGTTATTAAAAGAAGTAGAAAAGGTGCTTGTGCTCTATCAAAATAAGCTTGTTTTAGAGCAGAGAAATGGTCAAACCTTCTTTTTCCACCCTGACACAGCGATGTTGCGAATAAAAGCAGGACATGATCCGCTATTAGATCTAATTGGGCCATCAAAGAAAACGATTTTAGATTGTACCATGGGACTAGCTTCTGATAGTATTGTATTAGCTAGTGCAGGTCATCAGGTGACATCCTTGGAGAGTTCACGGCTTATTCATTTTATTGTTAGTCGTGGTTTACAGGATTTCAACAGTAGTAATGTGCTGGTGGATTGTGCTATGCGATCCATTCAAACCAAATGGATAGATAGTTTGACCTATCTGAAAGAACAAATAGATAACTCTGTTGATGTCATTTACTTTGATCCCATGTTTTCAGAAGAAATCAAGGAATCAAACAATCTTTCTGGTTTAGTGCAGATGGCTGACGGAAGTCGATTGTCAAAAGAGTTGCTTCTTGAGGCAAAACGGGTTGCAAGGGAAAAAATTCTTGTCAAGGCTCATTTCAGAGACAGTGTTTTTGAAGAATTTGGCTTTAAACGTCATGTAAGACCCAGTCAAAAATTTCATTATGGAGAAATTCGTTTGAAGGAGTGA
- a CDS encoding 30S ribosomal protein S16 has product MAVKIRLTRMGSKKKPFYRINVADSRAPRDGRFIETVGTYNPLLAENSVTLKEERVLEWLAKGAQPSDTVRALLSHAGVLKKFHEQKFSK; this is encoded by the coding sequence ATGGCAGTAAAAATCCGTTTGACTCGAATGGGTTCTAAAAAGAAACCTTTCTACCGTATTAACGTTGCAGACTCACGTGCACCACGTGATGGTCGTTTCATTGAAACAGTTGGTACTTACAACCCACTTTTGGCTGAAAACTCAGTAACTCTTAAAGAAGAACGTGTACTTGAGTGGTTGGCAAAAGGTGCACAACCATCTGACACTGTTCGTGCTCTTCTTTCACACGCTGGCGTATTGAAAAAATTCCACGAACAAAAATTCTCTAAATAA
- the pcp gene encoding pyroglutamyl-peptidase I, with translation MKILVTGFDPFGGESINPALEVIKSLPKQIAGAEILLEEIPTVFYQAASVLEKAMVKYVPDIVLCIGQAGGRTELTPERVAINQDDARIPDNLGQQPIDTMIREDGQPAYFSTLPIKAMVEAIRAAGLPASVSNTAGTFVCNHLMYQALYLADKQIPKTKAGFLHIPFLPDQVLDKPGFASMPLADIVRGVEASIGAIVAFKGKEDVKNVGGATH, from the coding sequence ATGAAAATATTAGTAACTGGTTTTGATCCATTTGGAGGTGAGTCTATCAATCCTGCACTGGAGGTCATTAAATCTTTACCAAAGCAGATTGCAGGCGCAGAGATTCTTCTTGAGGAGATTCCAACTGTTTTTTATCAAGCCGCAAGTGTTCTTGAAAAAGCCATGGTTAAGTATGTACCAGATATTGTGCTATGTATTGGACAGGCTGGTGGAAGGACGGAATTAACACCTGAGCGTGTAGCCATTAATCAAGACGATGCTCGCATTCCAGATAATTTAGGACAACAACCAATTGACACTATGATTCGTGAAGATGGGCAACCTGCTTATTTTTCAACCTTACCCATCAAAGCAATGGTTGAAGCTATTCGTGCAGCAGGTCTTCCAGCCTCTGTTTCTAATACCGCAGGGACCTTTGTCTGCAACCATCTCATGTACCAAGCTCTTTACTTAGCTGATAAACAAATTCCAAAGACTAAGGCTGGTTTTCTTCATATTCCGTTTCTACCGGATCAGGTTCTTGACAAACCAGGCTTTGCCTCTATGCCTCTAGCCGATATTGTCAGAGGAGTTGAAGCATCCATTGGAGCAATAGTTGCATTTAAAGGCAAAGAGGATGTGAAGAACGTTGGAGGTGCAACACATTGA